In Carnobacterium sp. CP1, the following are encoded in one genomic region:
- a CDS encoding glucose-1-phosphate adenylyltransferase, whose translation MRTETLAMILAGGQGTRLGKLTKEIAKPAVPFGGKYRIIDFALSNCVNSGIKNVGVVTQYQPRELNSHVGNGAAWGLNIHNGGATILQPYSSVEGEKWFKGTAHAIYQNIDFIDRHNPEYVLILSGDHIYKMDYQEMLAFHKMKKAALTVGVIPVPIEEAPRFGIMNTDQTGRIIEFEEKPKEPKSNLASMGVYIFDWAMLKKYLIDNQAKERTMEDFGQHVIPAYLRNNENVFAYAFRDYWKDVGTIESLWEANMEFLDPTHALNIRNSDWRIYSQNPSAPPQFLTAASNVTNAMIVDGCYVAGEVAHSILSHNVKIGKGSVVKDSFIMADVTIGENVTIEYAIVGEHARIHDGAQIIGKEKEIAVVGYSEEIGGLKDEEA comes from the coding sequence ATGAGAACAGAAACGTTAGCTATGATTCTAGCAGGTGGACAAGGAACGCGTTTAGGAAAATTGACGAAAGAAATTGCAAAACCAGCAGTACCGTTTGGAGGAAAGTATCGGATCATTGATTTTGCTTTAAGCAATTGCGTTAACTCAGGTATTAAAAATGTCGGAGTAGTGACACAATATCAGCCAAGAGAACTAAACAGCCACGTTGGCAATGGAGCTGCTTGGGGTCTGAATATTCATAATGGAGGCGCAACGATCCTTCAACCCTATTCTAGTGTAGAAGGAGAAAAGTGGTTCAAAGGAACAGCTCATGCTATTTACCAAAACATTGATTTTATCGATCGTCACAATCCAGAATACGTATTGATTCTTTCAGGAGACCACATTTATAAAATGGATTACCAAGAAATGCTGGCTTTCCATAAAATGAAGAAAGCGGCTTTAACAGTCGGCGTGATCCCTGTTCCAATCGAAGAAGCGCCGCGTTTTGGTATTATGAATACCGACCAAACAGGACGGATCATTGAATTTGAAGAAAAACCCAAAGAGCCAAAAAGCAATTTAGCTTCCATGGGAGTCTATATTTTTGATTGGGCCATGTTGAAAAAATACCTGATCGATAACCAAGCTAAAGAGCGGACGATGGAAGATTTTGGACAACACGTTATTCCTGCTTACTTAAGAAATAACGAAAATGTCTTTGCATATGCCTTTAGAGATTATTGGAAAGACGTAGGGACCATTGAAAGTCTCTGGGAAGCGAATATGGAATTTTTAGATCCGACGCATGCTTTGAATATCCGGAATTCAGACTGGCGCATTTATTCACAGAACCCTTCTGCACCGCCGCAATTTTTAACAGCTGCTTCCAACGTCACGAATGCGATGATTGTTGACGGATGTTATGTAGCGGGAGAAGTGGCGCATTCCATTTTGTCTCATAACGTCAAAATCGGAAAAGGGTCGGTTGTGAAAGACAGTTTTATAATGGCAGATGTGACTATTGGGGAAAACGTTACAATAGAGTACGCTATTGTTGGCGAACATGCCAGAATTCATGATGGAGCTCAGATCATTGGAAAAGAAAAAGAAATTGCGGTTGTTGGATACAGTGAAGAGATCGGGGGACTAAAAGATGAAGAAGCATAA
- a CDS encoding FUSC family protein produces the protein MKKTVIELWKMKKTNDPILRVIGAGFCMGIPLFLGLYLGNMQIGTFGCFGAFAFLSYQPLPLKKLIQRIVTVGLAILTAFFFGMLATLIPWTIPIVISLVSLIGFMVCRAFKIPNPGPFFVIMVCSMGTGMKLHFPEILQAVAYAGIGVLSAVVMAAIVGYINQNWLHREVIVITATKHELILDTVENDSRMLLSAIHDAGIIFFAAYIGQSLDLGNPYWITISCAAVLQGRDLKMVFHRNIQRIVGGMVGLFIGALLLNLHLPVWQVVPIIVLLNLFVEFCMGRNYGIANFFTTPLSLLLANLSREQFAMDLVEYRFWGIVLGSLIGLAGAFLITYSLKMYDKELSIIQLMNKKD, from the coding sequence ATGAAGAAAACAGTAATAGAACTATGGAAAATGAAAAAAACCAATGACCCCATCTTGCGTGTCATCGGGGCAGGGTTTTGTATGGGGATCCCCTTGTTTTTGGGACTGTATTTAGGCAACATGCAGATTGGAACGTTCGGTTGTTTTGGGGCATTTGCTTTTTTATCTTATCAGCCTTTGCCGTTAAAAAAATTGATTCAACGTATTGTAACGGTGGGGCTAGCTATTTTAACAGCTTTTTTCTTCGGTATGTTGGCGACTCTGATTCCTTGGACGATTCCGATCGTGATCAGTTTGGTGAGTTTGATTGGATTTATGGTTTGCCGGGCTTTTAAAATACCCAATCCAGGCCCTTTTTTTGTGATTATGGTTTGCTCAATGGGAACAGGTATGAAGTTGCATTTTCCAGAAATTTTGCAAGCTGTTGCTTATGCTGGTATCGGTGTTTTGTCAGCAGTTGTAATGGCAGCAATCGTTGGTTATATCAATCAGAATTGGTTGCATCGCGAGGTAATAGTTATTACTGCAACCAAGCATGAATTGATACTAGACACTGTTGAAAATGATTCTAGAATGTTATTGTCAGCAATACACGATGCTGGAATTATTTTCTTTGCGGCTTATATCGGCCAGTCGCTTGATTTGGGAAACCCTTATTGGATCACGATTTCTTGTGCGGCCGTATTGCAGGGAAGAGATTTAAAGATGGTGTTTCACCGCAATATCCAACGAATCGTTGGCGGGATGGTCGGTTTGTTTATCGGAGCCCTTTTGTTGAATCTGCATTTGCCGGTCTGGCAAGTCGTTCCGATCATCGTACTATTAAATCTGTTCGTAGAATTCTGTATGGGTCGTAATTATGGCATTGCTAATTTTTTTACAACACCGTTGTCTTTATTGTTAGCTAATCTGTCACGCGAACAGTTTGCGATGGACCTAGTTGAGTACCGGTTTTGGGGAATCGTATTGGGAAGTTTAATTGGTCTTGCCGGAGCTTTTTTAATTACTTACAGTCTTAAAATGTATGATAAAGAATTGTCGATCATCCAACTAATGAATAAAAAAGACTAA
- the glgB gene encoding 1,4-alpha-glucan branching protein GlgB, with product MVKQVSKETYEAALAKELYLFNIGQHFDSYLVLGCTAEVFDHVAGFRFTVWAPHAQSVAVVADFCDWTEGLPMEKVDETGVWTLFSQNAQEGQCYKYRIEQANGEVKLKIDPYAHEFEVRPKDASIVKALPEKKWKDHLWMANKKRRTATERPLNIYEVHLSSWKCHADGSWYSLPELQDELIPYVKEMGYTHIEFMPLMEHPLDASWGYQLTGYYAVSSKFGKMEELQNFVEAAHQANVGVIMDWVPGHFNRNDYGMAYFDGTPQFEYTDSNKAQNFRWGTMNFDLGKAQVHSFLISNALFWLEQFHLDGLRVDAVSSMLYLDYDEGPWIPNEDGSNHNREGVSFIQKLTTTVFERHPETLMIAEESTAWAKVTAPAAQGGLGFNYKWNMGWMNDTLKFFEMDPLLRKHHFNLITFSFMYAFNEKFILPFSHDEVVHGKKSLMHKMPGDRYNQFAGLRTMEAYKMAHPGKKLDFMGNEFGQFLEWRVHSELEWSSLEDEMNRKHRYFMQTLNELYKKERAFWEIDHEASGIEILDADNAEETILTFLRKGKKARDFLIVICNFVPIERRHMKVGVPYEGQYEEVLNTEMIEFGGVWTKGQGTLKTAKEPMNGYDYSVELILPAMSVVILRPKRVMGVPKMN from the coding sequence ATGGTTAAACAAGTTAGTAAGGAAACATATGAAGCAGCTTTAGCTAAAGAGTTGTATTTATTTAATATAGGACAGCATTTCGACAGCTATTTAGTTTTGGGATGTACAGCTGAAGTTTTTGATCACGTTGCAGGTTTTCGTTTTACTGTTTGGGCACCACATGCACAAAGCGTTGCTGTAGTAGCAGATTTTTGTGATTGGACAGAAGGTTTGCCAATGGAGAAAGTAGATGAAACAGGGGTTTGGACCCTGTTTAGTCAAAATGCTCAAGAAGGACAATGTTATAAATACCGTATTGAACAAGCAAATGGCGAAGTGAAACTTAAAATCGATCCATACGCTCATGAATTTGAAGTACGTCCAAAAGATGCTTCGATCGTAAAAGCTTTACCAGAAAAAAAATGGAAAGACCATTTATGGATGGCCAATAAAAAACGGCGCACAGCAACAGAAAGGCCGTTAAATATCTATGAGGTGCATTTAAGTTCATGGAAATGCCATGCAGATGGATCCTGGTATAGCCTACCGGAATTACAAGACGAATTGATTCCTTATGTTAAAGAAATGGGGTATACCCATATTGAGTTTATGCCGTTGATGGAACACCCGCTAGATGCTTCGTGGGGATATCAACTGACTGGGTATTACGCTGTATCTTCTAAGTTTGGGAAAATGGAAGAGCTGCAAAACTTTGTTGAAGCAGCTCATCAAGCAAATGTCGGCGTTATTATGGACTGGGTTCCAGGACACTTTAACCGCAATGATTATGGCATGGCTTACTTTGACGGTACTCCGCAGTTTGAATACACCGATAGCAACAAAGCCCAAAATTTCAGATGGGGTACAATGAATTTTGATTTAGGCAAAGCACAAGTTCACAGTTTTTTGATTTCCAATGCTTTGTTTTGGTTAGAACAGTTTCACTTAGACGGTTTACGTGTAGATGCTGTTTCCAGCATGTTGTATCTAGATTATGATGAAGGCCCATGGATTCCGAATGAAGATGGCAGCAACCATAACCGTGAAGGAGTCAGTTTTATCCAAAAATTAACGACAACCGTTTTTGAACGCCATCCGGAAACGCTTATGATTGCGGAAGAAAGTACTGCATGGGCCAAAGTAACCGCACCAGCCGCTCAAGGCGGTCTAGGCTTTAATTACAAATGGAATATGGGCTGGATGAACGACACCTTAAAATTCTTCGAAATGGATCCACTTTTGCGAAAACACCACTTTAACTTAATTACTTTTTCGTTTATGTATGCGTTTAATGAAAAATTTATTTTGCCTTTCTCACATGATGAAGTTGTCCATGGGAAAAAATCTCTGATGCATAAAATGCCTGGCGATCGCTACAATCAATTTGCTGGTTTACGGACAATGGAAGCTTACAAGATGGCTCATCCCGGGAAAAAGTTAGATTTTATGGGAAATGAGTTTGGTCAATTTTTAGAATGGCGAGTTCATTCAGAATTGGAATGGAGCAGTCTGGAAGATGAAATGAACCGCAAACACCGCTATTTTATGCAGACACTCAATGAACTGTATAAAAAAGAACGAGCTTTTTGGGAAATAGACCACGAAGCTTCAGGTATAGAAATTTTGGATGCGGATAACGCAGAAGAAACAATTTTGACATTCTTGCGCAAAGGCAAAAAAGCTCGTGATTTCTTAATCGTTATTTGTAACTTTGTTCCTATTGAACGACGCCATATGAAGGTTGGCGTACCTTACGAAGGTCAATATGAAGAGGTGCTGAATACAGAGATGATTGAGTTTGGCGGCGTTTGGACAAAGGGGCAAGGAACCTTAAAAACGGCTAAAGAGCCCATGAATGGTTATGACTATTCAGTAGAACTGATTTTACCAGCGATGAGTGTGGTGATTTTACGGCCTAAACGAGTGATGGGAGTACCAAAAATGAACTAG
- a CDS encoding MarR family winged helix-turn-helix transcriptional regulator yields the protein MNTNNYFLSFRTAVVSKKMHLFVMRQLAPLDITPEQWAVLSAIKETENTSQRILAELTEKDRPTVNRIMDVLLRKELVKKCVDEKDRRKTIISLTELGIKKIEAISLVIKKALTEMFKGLTESEIEHFLSTLQLIEKNIEE from the coding sequence GTGAATACCAACAATTATTTTTTATCGTTTCGTACAGCAGTCGTTTCTAAAAAAATGCATCTTTTTGTAATGCGTCAATTGGCACCATTAGATATCACGCCCGAACAATGGGCCGTTCTTAGTGCGATCAAAGAAACAGAAAATACATCCCAAAGGATATTAGCAGAATTGACTGAGAAAGATCGGCCAACAGTGAACCGAATCATGGATGTTTTATTAAGGAAAGAATTAGTGAAAAAATGTGTTGATGAAAAAGACCGACGTAAAACCATTATTTCACTGACAGAGTTAGGTATTAAAAAAATTGAAGCCATTTCTCTCGTTATTAAAAAAGCATTAACCGAAATGTTTAAAGGTTTGACGGAAAGCGAAATCGAACATTTTTTAAGTACGCTGCAATTAATAGAAAAAAATATCGAAGAATAG